GCCCTCCACGCTCATAGAAAGCGTGCTTTTTGGTCACCGCAAAGGTTCCTTCACCGGCGCGGACAAGACAACGGACGGATTGATCAAGGCTGCCGACAGCGGGACTCTGTTCCTGGACGAGGTTGGCGAGCTGCCCCTTGAGGCCCAGAAGTCCTTCTTGCGCATCCTGCAGGAGAAAAGCTTTCGGCCCATAGGCAGCCAGACGGAAGTCAGAAGCGATTTCCGCTTGTTGGCGGCGACCAACCGAGACCTTGAAGCCATGAGCGAGGAAGGCACCTTCCGCAAGGATCTGCTCTTCCGACTGCGCTCCTTGACCATTGAATTGCCGCCCATGCGCAACCGCTTGGAGGATATCAAGGAGCTGACGCTCTATCATACGAGCCGATTGTGCGAGCGTTTCGGCCTTGGTACCAAAGCCGTCTCGCCGGAGTTCTTCGAGTATATGACGGCCTACGCATGGCCGGGCAACGTGCGCGAACTAGTCAATACGCTGGAAGGCGCCATCACCGTGGCCCGCTTCGACCACACGCTGCTTCCCCCACACCTGCCCCAGCACATCCGCGTCTACTTCGCCAAGATTTCCGATGCCAAGCCGCGCACAGAGGGTTTCCGCGAAGTGGACCGCCCATCGCCGAATCCAGACTCGTTTCCTACCCTCAAGGAGTACCGCCGCGACGCCATCGCCGAGGTTGAGCGCGCCTATCTGGTGAAACTCATGGAGCACGCCCAGGGCGATTTCCGCAAGGCTTGCGACGTTTCCGGCGTCTCACGCTCCAGGCTCTACGATCTGCTCAAAAGCCATAAGGTCGATTTTTAGGCACCAGTGGCTGTATATTACACGGCGTCTTGCGCTGCGTTTTTTTTCCTAACGCCCTTCTCGTGCCAAGGCCGCTGCGCAAAGGACTGGGATATGGTTTTGCCCTCCCAGATCCCATCCATCAAAGCCGCCCTCGCTGAAGCGGAGTCCTGGACCCGCGAAGTTCCTTCGCGCATTGCCCCGGGTTCCACCTTCAACAAGCCCCCGACGGTCGCCAAGGCAACCCTTACCTCACGCCGAAAGCGCCGCATCTGCAGGCTTATAACATGGAATACTATAGGCAGCGCAACACAAGTGATCGCATCTTCGAAACGATAGAACGCCACAGGATCGCTACTCGCCATGACACCACCTGTCCTTCACACCAGATCATGCTTGTTCTGACCTGCATTTTCTTGTGGAGCAGTGCGTATAGACAGTTTTTCGCAAAATGTGATGAATGAGATTGACGTTAAGTCGTATCCATGAACGCTTAATATGACACTGCAAGGCTGTTCGATGAAATGCTGGTCTGCAATACTACCAAAGGTCCATGTCAGAAGAATAAAAAGCAATCCTTTGGACAATTGTTAAGAGGGCCTGACGAACCTAAAAACATATTAGCGATCACGAGGGAGCCATGGCGATTGACGAAGGTGATCGCAAGGCTCGGCAAGACAACGACAACGAGCATGCCTACCGCCAGACCGCATCGTCCGATCTGACTGGTACAAGGTCTACCGAAGAGGGAGGTCCGAGGTCGCCGTCACCGGATCAATATATATAATAGGCGGAAAGCCTTGGATAGACACGGCCCGTGTCTGAAGGAAGGATCACCTTTCACGCGCGCTCGGGCAAGGACCGTATCTATATACTCGGTGGTAAGGTTGCACTGGATACATTTAATGCCGGCATTAGCCCGGGATAATGCCGAACGAGTGGAGTCCGGCACGCAGGTCGAGCAACGCAAAATGGAACTGGAAACGAACGAGGTGCAATGACAATGATGAAGCTGAAGTGCATCACCCTGGCCATAGCCATGACAATCTCCCTGGCCGCCGCTGCTTTTGCCTATGATCATGGCCACGGCAACCTTGAGGGCAACTATGTTGATATCGTGCAACACGGTGCGTTCAACATGTCCAGCGTTGAGCAGGACATCGCAGGCGACCACGTGTTCAACAAAGCTGAGATCTCCCAGTGCGGCCTGCTGAACTCCGTCCATGTCGATCAGAAGGCCACCAAGTCCAGCAAAGTTTTCAGCATCAAGCAGGTCGGCTACGCGAACAAGTTTTGCGCCTATCAGCATTAGTATTATACCTGGGCAAGTCCAAAGCCATGAAGGGTGGTACTGCCCTTTTAGCGGGCCCTACGGCATCGAGCTGATCAAATGCCGTAAACATGGCGCCTGCCTTGCCGTAGGTATTTGAGCAAACCCTGCAATCATAATACTTACATCACGTGATGTTGCATGGGTTAAGAGGCCGGAGGTTCAAATCCTCTCCTCCCGGCCTGGAATCAAAAATAGATTGGTTGGTGCAAGCCAGCCGCTCTATTTCTATTGACAATGCCCTGCCACATAAAAAAACGGCCGCCCCTTGCGGAGCGGCCGTGTGAATGCGGGAAAGGCCGAAGGAAGCTAAGCGACTTCCCTCTTCACGGACACGGCGACCTTGTACAGGATGGTCAGCACGAAGATGCCCATGGCGTAGACTGTCAGGGAGATCATGATCTCCGGCAGAGTGGGCGCGTACGGGGTGACACCCTCGAACGCATTGGGCGTGAAGCCGCCGATAAGCAGGCCGAGACCCTTGTCGATCCAGCTGGCCGCGATGAGGATGGCCAGGGACCAGGGCAGCAGCTTCATGTTGTCCCGGAACTTGGGCGGGATGAGCAGCGCCAGGCTGGCGATGGCCAGTATGGCGGCTACCCACATCAAGTAGGACACGTACGACATGTGGCCGTCGTGACCGGCGAACAGGAACTCGAAGGAGTGCATGTGGCCGGGGATGTTTGAGTACGCGGCGGTGAACAGTTCGAGCAGGAAGAAGAACACGTTCACGGCCATGGCGTAGGTCACGATCTTGGCCAGGGCCTTGATGGCCTTGTCGCCGACATCGTAATCGGACACCTTGCGCACGAGCATGGCCACCAGCAACAGGATGGCAGGACCGGAGCAGAAGGCCGAAGCCAGGAAGCGGGCGGCCAGGATGGCGGTCAGCCAGTAGTGCCGGCCCGGAAGGCCCTGGTAAAGGAAAGCCGTCACCGTATGGATGGAGAAGGCCCAGATGATGGAAGTGTACACGAGGGGCTTGACCCACTTGGGCGGCTCCACGTGGTTGCGCTCGTGCTGCAGGCTGACCCAGCCGATGACGATGTTCAGCAGCAGGTAGCCGTTGAGCACGACCATGTCCCAGAACAGGATGGAGTTGGGCGTCGGATAGCGCAGCACGTTGAGCATGCGCGTGGGTTGGCCCAGGTCGACCACGATGAAGCCGAGGCACATGATGACTGCGGCGACGGCCTGGAACTCGGCCAGGATGATCAGCTTCTTGAAGTCCTTGTAGTGATGGAAGTAGTAAGGCAGCACAACCATCACGCCGGCCGCGGCCACGCCGACCAGGTAGGTGAACTGGGCGATGTAGAAGCCCCAGGACACGTCCCTGCTCAAGCCGGTGACGGTCAGGCCCACGGTGAACTGCCACATGTACATGGCGCCGCCGATACCCATGACGGCCAGCAGGATACCCAGCCAGCCCCAGTAGCGCGGCGAACCTTTCAGTGCGGTCTCAAGCATGGCGTATCCCCTTACACGATGTAGTAGACGTTGGGCTGCGTGCCGAGTTCAGGCTTGCGGCGGATGACGAAGTTGTTGCGCACCGCCCTGCTGACTTCGGAGGACGGATCGTCCAGGTCGCCGAAGAGCAACGCGCCCTTTGAGGCCTCAACGCAAGCCGGGCGCAGACCCTTGGCCAAACGCTCCGCGCAGAAGTTGCACTTCTCCACCACGCCTTGCACGCGCGTGGGGAACTCCATGTTGATCTCCTCCTCGGGGAGGTAGGCACGCGGGTCGGAGAAGTTGAAGCTGCGCGCGCCGTAGGGACAGCCGGCCATGCAGTAGCGGCAGCCGATGCAGCGGTGGAAGTCCATGAGCACGATGCCGTCCGCGCGCTGGAAGGTCGCCTTGGTCGGGCAGACCCGCACGCACGGGGGGTACTCACAGTGGTTGCACAGCAGCAGGTAGGGCTTGTTCAGGGTCGTGGGCACGCGGCCCTTGGGCCAACGGGACATGAACTCCGGGAACGTGTGCTCGAACTCGTCGGTCCAGATCCACTTGATCTCTTCTTCCCGCTTCTCGTCAGGCAAGTGGGGCACGTTGTGCACCTTATGGCAAGCCTCGATGAGCGGCTCGAAATCAGCTTCCTTGACCAGCTTGCGGGTGTCCACGACCATGGCCCAGCGGCCGGCGATCTTCTGGGTCGGCAGCTTGCCGACCTCGGGGCCGTGGGCGGCTCCGCCGGAGGAAGCCACGGCCCGCACCACCGGGGTGGCGGCCACGGCCGCAGCGGCAACGCCGGCGTATTTCAGAAAGCTTCTTCTGCTGTTATTCATGGGTGTTCTCCTGCGCGGGCTGGGCGGTCTCGGCGCTTGCCGCGGGCTGCTCCTTGGGCGGAACATGGCAATCCCAGCAGTAGGGGTTCACCGAGGCGTTGTTGTGGCATTTGTCGCAGAACTCGGCCTTGGAGACATGGCAGGACATGCAGGTGTTCTGCAGGCTCATCTCGTACTGCTTGCCGTTCAGGGAGCTGGTGTACAGACGGTTGCCGTAGCGCACGACCTCGTTGCGCCAGTCGTTGAGCACCTGCATGTGGTTGGCGCGCATCCACTTGGCGTCCTCGACACACACTTCGCCCTTGGACTTTTCGACCTTCTGGAGCTTGGGCTCCTCATAGGCTTGGCCGAGATTATTGTAGAACGGGTAGGCGAACAGAGCGACGAACACGCCCAGTCCGATGAGTACTTTGCTCGCGTCGTACATTACTCAGCCTCCTCCATGAGATCAGCGAAGGCCTCGCCGCGCAGGTTGTATTCCCGCTCGTTCTGACCTTCCATTTCGAGGGCGTTGGCCACGAGCTCGTGCAGACCGCTGATCTTCACGCCAGGAGCCCAGTAATCGGCCAGCGGGATCAGGGTCGCGCGGTCGATGGCGCAGACGCAGGCCATGTTGTTCACGCCGTGCTTGTCAACCACATAGCGCAGGGCGTTGCCGCGAGGCAGACCGCCGCGCATGCGCATTTCCATGAACTCGTCGTTGTTCAGTCCCGAGCCGCCGGCGCAGCAGAAGGTCTGCTCACGGATGGTCTGGGGCGGCATCTCGTAGAAGTTGTTGCACACGTTCTTGAGCACGTAACGCGGCTCTTCGAGCAGGCCCATGCCGCGGGCCGGGTTGCACGAATCATGGTAGGTGGTCTTGATATGGTCGTTGCGCGACGGGTTCAGCTTGAGCTTGCCGTGCTTGATGAGGTCGGCGGTAAACTCGGCGATGTGCACCATCTTGGTGGCCGCGGCGTTGTTGAACACCGTGCCGGTAATGGGATTCCTGGGCACGGTCATCTGTGGGCCTTGCATGTAGCCGTTCATCGTGTCCATGTACTGGTTCACGACGCGCCACATGTGGCCGCACTCGCCGCCGAGGATCCACTTGGCGCCCAGGCGGTTGGCCTCGGCGTACATCTTGCCGTTGAGCTTCTGCATCGTGTCGGAGTTCGTGAACAGACCGAAGTTGCCACCCTCGGATGCGTATGTGGACAAGGTGTAGTCCAGCCCGATGTGGTGGAACAGCAGCAGGTAGCCCATGAACGTGTAGATGCCGGGATCGGCGAAGGCATCGCCCGAGGGCGTGACGAACAGGACTTCGTGACCCTTCTCGTTAAGCGGAGGATTGACGCGAACGCCCGTGTATTCCTCGATATCGTCGCACATGAACTCGACGATTTCCTTGAAGGCGTGCGGCTGGATGCCCAAGTGGTTGCCGGTGCGGTTGCAGTTGGAAACCGGCTCCATGATCCAGTTGATGTTAACGCCGACCAGCTGCAGCAGCTCGCGGGCCATCATGGTGATCTCGGCCGTATCGATGCCGTAGGGGCAATACAGCGAGCAGCGGCGGCACTCGGAGCACTGATAGAAGTAGAGGAACCACTCCTTGAGCACGTCCTCTTCCATGACGCGGGCGCCGTTGAGCTTGCCCAGGATCTTGCCGGCCATGGTGAAGTCGTTGCGGTAGATGGAGCGCAGCAATTCGGCGCGCAGCACGGGCATGTTCTTGGGATCGCCCGAGCCGATGTAGTAGTGGCACTTGTCGGCACAGGCGCCACAGCGCACACAGATGTCCAGGAAGACCTTGAAGGAGCGGTACTTCTCAAGGCGTTCCTTGAAGCCGTTGTGCACGATCTCCTTCCAGTTCTCGGGCAGCTTCCAGTCCACGTCCGCGGGCGACCAGACGCGCGGGTTGGGGAAGTGCAGCTTCTCGAGAATCTCTGGCTTGGCCGGATAGCACCATGTGCCCGGACGGAAATCAATGGGCGTGTCGAACACGCCGGTCTTCGGCAGATGCTCGTAATCTATGCTTGTGAGCAAGTCTTTTTTATCGATGACTTTGGCAGCCATTCCCTACTCTCCTTGGCGTGAAATATGTGGCGACTATTCGCCGGCACCCTGCTCCAGGGGCTTATCCAGGGGCAGACCCGCCTCGGCCATGGGCTCCCGGAAGTCGTCCTCGTAGGCCGCGTAGGAATGCGGCGGGATGCGGGGATTCCAGGGATTCTCGTGGTGCACGAAGCGGTTGTTATTGGCCATGTTGCGCGTGGGCGAAAGGAAGATGCCGCCCATGTGCATGAGCTTGGAGAAGGGGAAGTAGAAAAGCAGCGCACAGACCAGGAACAGGTGCACATAGAATGACATGGCGATGCCTTCGGGCACCACGGGGTGGAAGGTAGCCAAGCCCATGGTAAGCTGCTTGATCGTAGCCACGTCCACACGGTCGATGTAGCGCATGTAGATGCCGGACAACGCAATGCCCAGGATGAGGAAGAGCGGGAAAAAGTCGGCGGCCAGGGACAGATAGCGTATCTGAGCGCGCGTCAGCCGGCGGATGAACAGGTAGCCCACGCCCAGCACGATCATGGCGTCGGTCATGTAGAAGTTGGGCTGGAACATCTGCACGATGCCGTCGAGCTGCTCCGTGACGTTGACCAGGAACGGAACCGGGTCGGTGAAGAAGCGCAAGTGCCGCACGACGATGATCAGGAAGGAATAGTGGAACATGATGGCGAAGAGCCACAGCCACTTCTGGGAGAAGTAGGCCACCTTGGGCTCCTGACCCGGCTCGTAGTACAGCTTGGTCTGCGTGTTGCGGAACAGGGTCCGGAACAGGAAAACCTCGCCCATCATGCGCAGCCATGTGCCGCGGGTCGTCGAAGGGTTGTCGATCGGATTGCTCTCAATCCAATCGAAGGACTTCTGCTGCCCGGCCGTGGTCGGGATGCGGAAGGGGACCGGGATCGTGGCCCACTTGTACACCCGCCAGCAGAAGCCGCCGATGAAGACCGCCGCCGCGGCATAGGGAAGCCAGACACCGAACAGACCGTTCAGGTGCGCTGCCCCCACTCCGAAGATGGCGATCAACATGAGCGCCAAGACCAGAAAGAGTGTGTAAAACGCGTTCATTCTGCCCTACCTCACTTGCCCTGTGCATTGACGTTGCGGTCCTCGAGGCCCAGCGCCTGACGAGGGGACTCGCATATGATGCCGGCCTTCCGAAAGGCCATGTGATGCGCGTGCTTGAATTCATCGATACGCATGCAGAAGACCTGCTCGCGATTCTTCGTATAGAGATCGAAGGCCATGAGCACCAGGTTGTCCACGCGCGTATCGAATACGCCCAGCTCCCCGGCATCGGCCTGACCGCCAAACATCTCGCGCAGAACCTTCTTGAACCCGAAAATGAAGGACAGGGACTTGCTCGGCGCCACATCCTGCACGGCCCGCACCTTGAGCAGGTCGCTCAACGGCCTGGCCAGAGCCTCGGCGTCCTGCCAGGACACAAGACCTTCCACCATGCCTTCCAGCGAAGCATGGAAGATGTGGCACACGGGATTGGTGAAGCGGTCCTTGTTCTTCTTCCAGATCTTCTGCGTTTCAGGGGGAAAGGAGGATAGCAGATGGTCGAACCACTTTTCGACCACGGCTGCCTTGTTCTCTTGGATAAATACTGAAAGCTGCATGTATGTATTCCTGGCCGGCGTGTGTCAAAATTCACATGAGCGCCCGCGCCGGCCTGAAGGCGGTTGCGCTCGCCGACAAGGTCAAGGGTACGCCACGGCCCTTCTCGGCAAGTCATCTGCAGCAAATATAGCTGCTTGGAGCGTCACTTGCTCAACATGCTCAGGGGTAGTGCTTTGGTGAATTTCCCCGCCCCGTGTTGCACAATGCGTTGACCATTAATTTGAAGGTGCGTAGAGGATAAAGCAGCGCCTGTCAAGGAAAGCGCGGCTTTGGTCGCCCCGGCGGACGCTACGGAGCCATGGGGTAGACAAGCGATAGCGCGGCCAAGTCAGACAAGATCAGGGGGAAGCGTGGTCAGCTATACCGGCATCAACCACCTGGCCATGGTTACCGGACATATGGACGCTACAATCCGCTTCTGGCGTGACCTGCTCGGCATGCGTCTGGTGGCCGGGCTTGGTCATCCAGGGTATCGCCACTACTTCTTCGAGATATCCGCGCAGGACATGCTGGCCTTCTTCGAATGGACCGGGGCCGAGCCCGCTCCCGACAAGGATCACGGCGCGCCGGTCAAGGGCCGGATCGCCTTCGACCATGTGTCCATCGGCGTGAGCGGACAGGAGGACCTATGGGAGATCAAGGCCCGGCTGGAGGCGGCCGGCTTCTGGGCTTCCGAGGTCGTGGACCACGGGTTCATCCACTCCGTGTACTCCTTCGACCCTAATAACATCGCCATCGAGTTCAGCGCAAGCTTGCCAGGCGTGGATCTGCGCGTGCGGCCGGTCATGGCCGACACGCAGCCGTCCGCCATCGCCAGCGAAGGCGCCGGGCCGCAACCCGGCCATTGGCCTCAAGCCAAGCCCGTGCCCAAGTCGCAACGCCGGCTCCATCCAGGCTACGGCATGCGGCTCTTCGGTGAGGGCGGCGACGAAAATCAGCCTGTATAAGGCCCAGGCCTGCCACCCGTCCGACAAGCGTACATGCAAGACATCCTCCTGCCCTTCCCTCCCGGCACGACGCGGGCCGTGTTCCTGCGCCGCGAGAAACGCTTCCTGGCCCTTGTGTCCCTGAACGGCCGCGAGGTCTGGACGCACACCAACAATTCCGGTTCCATGCTCGGCCTGTTGCGTCCCGGCAGCCCGGCCCTGATTTCCCCGGCCGCGGGTCCGGGCCGGAAGCTGGAATGGACGCTGGAGGCGCTTCACTGCGACGGTTCCTGGATCTGTGTGAATACCCTGGCCCCCAACAGAACGCTCCGCGCTGCATGGCAGGCCGGACTGCTGCCCGAGGCTGCAGGAACGACGAGCTTCCGGGCCGAGGCCAAGGTCGGAGACAGCCGCCTGGACGCCCTGCTCTCAGGCCCTGGCGGCGACATATGGGTCGAGGCTAAAAACGTGACCCTGGAATTCTGCGGCACGGCCTGTTTTCCCGACGCCGTGACCGAACGCGGGCAAAAGCACCTGCGCGAACTCATGGCCCTGGCCACCCAGGGCCTGCGGACCGCTGTCTTCTACTTCGTGCCCATGGCCTGCGCCGAGCGCTTCGCGCCGGCGGACTTCATCGACCCGAACTACGCAGCCCTCTTCCGCGAGGCCTTGAGCCGCGGCGTGGAGGCCTGGCCTTATCGCGCCCTGGTGGATGAACGCGGCATCCGCCTTGACTGTCGACTGCCCCTGGCAGGTTGTTGAAAAGTCTATGGCCGGGTCACGACCAGCGCCAAGTCAAGCCGAGCTGAGTCAGGGATGAATCAGCTCGGCGGAAGCGACATGCCCATCCATTCTGAGCCGCAGGACCACCGAAAGCACGTCCTTGCTCCCAACGGACAAGCGCAGGTCGGCCAGCGGAGTTTCGCCCACCAACGCAAGCTTGGCGCCGGCTTGGCGGCTGCTGGCCACCCCCCCCGCCCCGCGCTTGCAGACCTGCAGCTCGTAACTCACCCGGCCTTGCAGCTTGGAGACGCATACGGCCTGCACATGCAGCAGGCCATTTTGCGTCGTGGAAACCAGCTTGCCTTGCAAAACGTCCTCCTCCTGGCCTTCGGCCCAGGCGCATACAGCCAATAAAAGCAACAAGCCCAACAGAGCGGCCCACATGCCGGGCCCAGACCCGCATGAAGCCGTCCTGCGCATGGCCCTACCTCACCAGCTCGGGCTTGGTGGCCTCGAGTCGTTTGCTGTTGGCGCAACCCACGTCGTAACCCAATGAACAACTCTTGCGGTAGTCCAGCAAGGCCAGCCGGTAATCTCCATTCCGCTCGTAGACGTAACCGCGGTTGTTGTAGGCCAGGCCGTTGTTTTGATTGAGCGTGATTGCCCATTCGGCATCCTTCATGGCCCGATCCAACCTGTCCGTCTGGGCGTAGGCTTCGGAGCGGGCGGCGTACAAGGCGTCGTTGTATGGGTCCAGACCCAAACCCTCGTTGGAGCTTTCGATGGCCCTGTTCCACTCCTTGCGTTCCAGCGCGCTGCGCGAACGCTGCAGCAGATAGGTGGACCTCTCGCGGTTCACGTCCCCGTTCTTCTCGGACAGGTAGGCCTTGATGACTGGAGAATTCATGTCCGCCGGATCCTTCAGATCCCATAGCCCGTCCAGGATGCCTTCGATGATCAGGCTAACGACCGCCTTCTGCACTGCCTCCATGACGCACATTTGCGGCGGCTCGTTGGTGGAGAGGCCGGCCTCGATCTCCAGCAGGCGGTCGATTTCGACGTAGCGGAACACGCCCACCTTCACCTCGGCGGAAAGTACTGACTTAGAGGTGGACACGGACTGCACGATGGCCCCGCTGAGCACGTCCGAGGCCCGCAAATAGAGCGTGACCTGATCCTTGCGGTATTGCGAGGAGCCGCCGATGCCATGGTACTCAGCGCCGAGTCCAGCGGAGGTCAGGTTCGTCTCGTAGGCCACGATGCCGCCGTCGAGCATGAGCGGCGCGTGCAGCAGCTCTGGCAGTTCCGTATCCTTGCCTATGTTGGCCCGGATAATCTTGCGCTCGGTGATCAGGTTGTTGAAGGACTCGCGCTCCACCGGAACGAACCAACCCGAATCCCGCAAGGCGTCGATGAGCATGGCCGTGGCTCCCTGGGTCACGGCCGTGGAGAAGCTGGATACGTTCTCCTGGAATTTGTACTGCCCGGTCTGGTCCCTGAAGCTGTAGACCGCGACAATGATCTTGTCCTTGGGCTCGGGCAGCCCTGCAAGCTCACGTTGGGTAAGGGTCTTGTAGCCCAGGGAGGGCGCGCTGAAGGTCCTGGCGTTCGGCCCTACGCAAGCAGTGAGCAGGAGGGCGAGCGCAGCGTAGGCCAGGGTCGGCCTGAGAAGAATATTTCGCATTCTTGCCTCGGACTGAACTGTGGAGTGTGCAACCGGAAGGTCACCTAGAAAACCGGGACCTCGACCACCGTGCTGTCGCCGCTCAGGCTATCCGTCACCGCGACCTTGATCACCTTGCCGTTGTTGTCGATGGAAATGACATAACTGCCGATGGTATAGGTCCCATTGGAGAGGTTGCCTTCGTCGCCAAAGGCGTCCTGCACGATCTTGTCCGCAATAAGGCCAAGCACCCTCCTGTTCAGGCCATCCTCAAAGTCGCTGAGAGGGTCTTCCTCATATTCGTCCTCGGCGAAGCGCTTCTGGGAATCAGCCTTGTTGAGCAGGAAATTGCCGATCATGGGATCCCCCCCGAAGCTGGGATTGGTGAAACCGAAGACCAGCTCGGTGGCGGATGCGGTACTCGGCATCGCAGCCAGGGCCATGCACAGCAACGAAACAACAAATATCGTCCTCATGAACGCACCTCCCACGATGCTAGATGCCGGTGCCGGAAAGTTCGGGCGCGACTTCTTCAGCGCCCGTTATGTTTTGGACAACATGGCGGAAGGAAAGTGCCACGGCTCGGTCGACTTCCGCGCGCACATCCGACCCCCTCTGGCTGATCATTCCGACGTAGGCTACTGATCCGCCCACCAGCACCTGCAGCTTGCTCATAGCGCGTCCGCTAGACTCCTCCGTGATGACAATGTCGCTGATGGGAATTCCTTGAAACGAATTCCAGACTCTACAGAACCTTTGATAGAAATCCTGGCCGACACGCGTGTACACATCATTGATGATGAGCTGGTCTTCCAATTCCGCCGCCCATGCCGGACATGCCGGCAATACCGAAATGTAGCCGCTCCAAAAGATGGCCAGTAGAACAATTGTCCGCTGCATGCTGATCTCCCGCCTAAAGAACAGGGCCATGGTCGTTAGCGGCCCTGCCGGTTAAAAACATTTCTTCCGCATACTCTTGGCGCAATTGCTAAAACCGCCCGCTTGATCGTGGCTGCGTTCCTGCCTACTACCTCGCCCAACATTTTCGATTTCCCTCGCCTGCCCCCCATGGGCGGCTTTAGAGATTCTTGCTGATTGTATATGCGTGGGCATGCTCTCCGAACAATTGTACTAAAGATTGTTTTTACTGCTCCAGATGTAGAACTTTAGTTCTAGGGAAGCAGTCGGGACATGCGCCATACACTCATGCGCCATGGCGAATCGAAATGATGCTCCGCGGTCATCTCGCGATCATCTCGATGACGGGTAGGTCAGAGCCTGGAAAGCAGGTAAGGCGCTCGGATATGGACGGGCGCTGATAAACGAAAAAACCCCCGCCGGACATTGTCCGACGGGGGTCTGATCAGTAATCAGCCACGCTTTAGCTCATGACGCCGCGCAGCCGTTCCTG
The sequence above is a segment of the Desulfocurvibacter africanus subsp. africanus DSM 2603 genome. Coding sequences within it:
- a CDS encoding VOC family protein, which produces MVSYTGINHLAMVTGHMDATIRFWRDLLGMRLVAGLGHPGYRHYFFEISAQDMLAFFEWTGAEPAPDKDHGAPVKGRIAFDHVSIGVSGQEDLWEIKARLEAAGFWASEVVDHGFIHSVYSFDPNNIAIEFSASLPGVDLRVRPVMADTQPSAIASEGAGPQPGHWPQAKPVPKSQRRLHPGYGMRLFGEGGDENQPV
- the dsrJ gene encoding sulfate reduction electron transfer complex DsrMKJOP subunit DsrJ gives rise to the protein MYDASKVLIGLGVFVALFAYPFYNNLGQAYEEPKLQKVEKSKGEVCVEDAKWMRANHMQVLNDWRNEVVRYGNRLYTSSLNGKQYEMSLQNTCMSCHVSKAEFCDKCHNNASVNPYCWDCHVPPKEQPAASAETAQPAQENTHE
- the dsrO gene encoding sulfate reduction electron transfer complex DsrMKJOP subunit DsrO produces the protein MNNSRRSFLKYAGVAAAAVAATPVVRAVASSGGAAHGPEVGKLPTQKIAGRWAMVVDTRKLVKEADFEPLIEACHKVHNVPHLPDEKREEEIKWIWTDEFEHTFPEFMSRWPKGRVPTTLNKPYLLLCNHCEYPPCVRVCPTKATFQRADGIVLMDFHRCIGCRYCMAGCPYGARSFNFSDPRAYLPEEEINMEFPTRVQGVVEKCNFCAERLAKGLRPACVEASKGALLFGDLDDPSSEVSRAVRNNFVIRRKPELGTQPNVYYIV
- the dsrM gene encoding sulfate reduction electron transfer complex DsrMKJOP subunit DsrM, giving the protein MNAFYTLFLVLALMLIAIFGVGAAHLNGLFGVWLPYAAAAVFIGGFCWRVYKWATIPVPFRIPTTAGQQKSFDWIESNPIDNPSTTRGTWLRMMGEVFLFRTLFRNTQTKLYYEPGQEPKVAYFSQKWLWLFAIMFHYSFLIIVVRHLRFFTDPVPFLVNVTEQLDGIVQMFQPNFYMTDAMIVLGVGYLFIRRLTRAQIRYLSLAADFFPLFLILGIALSGIYMRYIDRVDVATIKQLTMGLATFHPVVPEGIAMSFYVHLFLVCALLFYFPFSKLMHMGGIFLSPTRNMANNNRFVHHENPWNPRIPPHSYAAYEDDFREPMAEAGLPLDKPLEQGAGE
- a CDS encoding sigma-54-dependent transcriptional regulator; this encodes MANVLVIDDDEAICSLLAFGLGRAGHTVECARTLERGLTLLEHKDFSVALLDVLMPDGNGLDILPRIRKAPSAPEVIIITGAGVSGAELAIKNGAWDYVQKPFSLKEVTLPLVRALEYRQEKARASQPQVIFNRDRIIGSSPKFVECLNLMAMAATTDSTVLIQGETGTGKELFARAIHDNSARKSRDFIVVDCAALPSTLIESVLFGHRKGSFTGADKTTDGLIKAADSGTLFLDEVGELPLEAQKSFLRILQEKSFRPIGSQTEVRSDFRLLAATNRDLEAMSEEGTFRKDLLFRLRSLTIELPPMRNRLEDIKELTLYHTSRLCERFGLGTKAVSPEFFEYMTAYAWPGNVRELVNTLEGAITVARFDHTLLPPHLPQHIRVYFAKISDAKPRTEGFREVDRPSPNPDSFPTLKEYRRDAIAEVERAYLVKLMEHAQGDFRKACDVSGVSRSRLYDLLKSHKVDF
- a CDS encoding RsbRD N-terminal domain-containing protein, encoding MQLSVFIQENKAAVVEKWFDHLLSSFPPETQKIWKKNKDRFTNPVCHIFHASLEGMVEGLVSWQDAEALARPLSDLLKVRAVQDVAPSKSLSFIFGFKKVLREMFGGQADAGELGVFDTRVDNLVLMAFDLYTKNREQVFCMRIDEFKHAHHMAFRKAGIICESPRQALGLEDRNVNAQGK
- the dsrP gene encoding sulfate reduction electron transfer complex DsrMKJOP subunit DsrP, which gives rise to MLETALKGSPRYWGWLGILLAVMGIGGAMYMWQFTVGLTVTGLSRDVSWGFYIAQFTYLVGVAAAGVMVVLPYYFHHYKDFKKLIILAEFQAVAAVIMCLGFIVVDLGQPTRMLNVLRYPTPNSILFWDMVVLNGYLLLNIVIGWVSLQHERNHVEPPKWVKPLVYTSIIWAFSIHTVTAFLYQGLPGRHYWLTAILAARFLASAFCSGPAILLLVAMLVRKVSDYDVGDKAIKALAKIVTYAMAVNVFFFLLELFTAAYSNIPGHMHSFEFLFAGHDGHMSYVSYLMWVAAILAIASLALLIPPKFRDNMKLLPWSLAILIAASWIDKGLGLLIGGFTPNAFEGVTPYAPTLPEIMISLTVYAMGIFVLTILYKVAVSVKREVA
- the dsrK gene encoding sulfate reduction electron transfer complex DsrMKJOP subunit DsrK, giving the protein MAAKVIDKKDLLTSIDYEHLPKTGVFDTPIDFRPGTWCYPAKPEILEKLHFPNPRVWSPADVDWKLPENWKEIVHNGFKERLEKYRSFKVFLDICVRCGACADKCHYYIGSGDPKNMPVLRAELLRSIYRNDFTMAGKILGKLNGARVMEEDVLKEWFLYFYQCSECRRCSLYCPYGIDTAEITMMARELLQLVGVNINWIMEPVSNCNRTGNHLGIQPHAFKEIVEFMCDDIEEYTGVRVNPPLNEKGHEVLFVTPSGDAFADPGIYTFMGYLLLFHHIGLDYTLSTYASEGGNFGLFTNSDTMQKLNGKMYAEANRLGAKWILGGECGHMWRVVNQYMDTMNGYMQGPQMTVPRNPITGTVFNNAAATKMVHIAEFTADLIKHGKLKLNPSRNDHIKTTYHDSCNPARGMGLLEEPRYVLKNVCNNFYEMPPQTIREQTFCCAGGSGLNNDEFMEMRMRGGLPRGNALRYVVDKHGVNNMACVCAIDRATLIPLADYWAPGVKISGLHELVANALEMEGQNEREYNLRGEAFADLMEEAE